The uncultured Sphaerochaeta sp. genome includes the window CCTCTTCTCCTTTGTTATCATTATGGATACACTGAGTCTGTTTGGAGGGGTTCAATGAGGCTGCGCTCTCGCCTAGTACAGTTTGTAGTCATCTTTTTGCTTTTGGGTACCATTGCACTGGTATCCAGTTGTGGTGTCTACAGCAAGACCCCTGCCATAAACCCTGATGAAGAACACTGGGAAGGGCCTCTCCTTGATGGGACGGAAATGGAAGATGTCCAGATTACCATCAAACCCCAACAGAAAGCCATTGTCATCAATCTAGAAGATCTGGATGTGGATCCCGCGGTACTGATGCAATATCTTCGCGCAAAAGAGTCACAATACCAGTCCTTTTCTGTGGAGGCTTCCGATTCGTATGTCCTGGTGATCAGGAAGCAGGATCTTGAACCTGATTCAGAGTGATGATTCTATCTGGATAGCAAGCAACACCCACCTTTCATCTTCACTACGATTCCAGACCATGGTACCCCACTGGTAGTCTGGCTCATGTACACAGAACGGAACCTCATACAAGTCTGATCGAACCACTGCCCTACCTACCTGCACTTGCTTTGCTGGCAACAGAGAAGCCAACTGTTGGTCATAGGTATTGGTGAATGCCTTTCTCAGCACCTCACTGACATACTCCTCAAGCCATCCTGGCCCATAGGAGTTCATCAATGCTTGCCTGGTAATTGCTTCTGCACTACCTTCCTCGCCACTGACAATCTGTCCAATCGAAGCATCGCTAGGAAGCTGCGCTCCATACGCCTCAGGAAACGGCAAGGTTTCATTTGCAAAAAGGGGAACCACACAGAACATTACTATGATCAGGAGAGAAATGCATTCTTTCATACTTTTTATATGATGCATTTCTTTTACAATGTCAAAGGATTTTCTTTTTTCTGGACTTTTTGGACATCTATGATAAGGTGTAACAAGTTTGCAATCAAAACAGAAAAAAGGAGACTCACAACATGAAGATGGGAAAAGTTCCAATTCTCGAGACGATCAACAAGATTCCTGGTGGATTGATGGTAGTACCTTTGGTACTCGGTGTATTGACCAATACATTCTTTCCTGAAGCATTGATGATCGGTAGTTTTACCACAGCATTCTTCAAGTCAGGCGCACTTACCTTGATCGCATTGCTCTTTTTCTGCAGTGGAGCACAGATTCAGTTCAGAACTGCTGGTATGTCACTCTATAAAGGAGTGGTCCTCAATTTCAGCAAGGTTCTCTTCGGTGTAAGTTTCGGCGTTATCTTCGCAAAACTTGCTGGTCCTGAAGCTGCATTCCTCGGTGTCACACCGCTCGCCATGATCAGTGCCATGTCCAACAGTAATGGTGGACTCTACACAGCACTTGCTTCCAAGTATGGTGATGAGTCCGATGTTGGTGCAATCGCCGTCATCTCCTCCAATGATGGACCTTTCTTCGAAATGGCTTTCATGGGTGTTGCCGGAGTTGCAAACATTCCTCTCATGAGTCTTGTAGCAGTCATTGTTCCCATCATCGTTGGTATGATTCTTGGTAACCTTGATGAGAGAATCAGGGAGTTCCTCAAGCCCGGTATGTTTATTGCAATCTTCACCTTCGCCTTCCCTCTCGGTGCGGGACTGAGTCTTCAGACGATCATCGAAGCCGGTCTTCCTGGTAT containing:
- a CDS encoding 2-keto-3-deoxygluconate permease, which gives rise to MKMGKVPILETINKIPGGLMVVPLVLGVLTNTFFPEALMIGSFTTAFFKSGALTLIALLFFCSGAQIQFRTAGMSLYKGVVLNFSKVLFGVSFGVIFAKLAGPEAAFLGVTPLAMISAMSNSNGGLYTALASKYGDESDVGAIAVISSNDGPFFEMAFMGVAGVANIPLMSLVAVIVPIIVGMILGNLDERIREFLKPGMFIAIFTFAFPLGAGLSLQTIIEAGLPGIVLGLMTLIITGVPSYFIFKWLVPKKSRRTAAVGAAVGTSAGNSIATPAAIALVDPAWAPFADKATVQVAASIIVTALLVPFLVDFFYRWDLKRGLVNEHPTTSAEPAVDAKGQQL